In the Streptomyces spororaveus genome, GGGGGAGGGTGCGTCGGCGGCCGGGGCCGGAGTGTGGCGGGTGCCACCGTGCCCGGCCGGGGCAGCCGGCCCCGCCGAGGCAACGGAGTGGGCCGGGGACACGTCTTGCACGGCGTGGGACTCGGTCGGATGCCCCAGGGTGTGCATGGTGACGATGCCCAGCAACAGCGCGGCGAGCAGCAGCAACCGGGCCCCCGGGGCGGCTCGCCGAGCACTGCGCGTCATGACGGGAACCCTACCGGGGGTGGGTATCCGATCGCAGGACCGACCCCGAGTCTGCTTAGGATTAGTCACACTATGTCCCCACATGGACTCTCGCCGCGGACCGCCTGGCCGGTCGCCACGCTGATCGGTCTCGCCGCGGCCGCCTACACCGCGTGGGTGCTCGAAGTCGTCCTCTCCACGGGCCTGAACCCCATCGAGACGTACGTCAGCGAGCTCGCCGCCCAGGACCAGCCGCTCGGTGGCCTCTTCCGGGCCACCGACTTCACCGCAGGGCTGCTCGCCTTCTGCGGCGGGCTCCTGGCGCTCTTCCGGCTGCTGAAGTACGCGGAGTCCCGCCGCTCCTGGGCGGTCATCGGCTGGGCCGGGGTCACCCTCTTCGGCGCGGCCACCGCCGCCGACGCCTGGCTGCCGCTGAGCTGCCGGCCCACCGTGGACCCCGAATGCGCCGCCCGGGAGACCGCGGGACTGGTACCCGCCACCCATCAGGCCCACGCCGTCAGCAGCAGCCTCGCCATGACCGGGGCCCTCGTCGGCCTGGTGGCCCTCACGGTCGCCGCCCGCCGCTACGGCTGGTTCGCCCCGCTCGCCCGCTACGGCCCCGCCCTCGTCGCCCTCGAACTGCTCGCCACCGTCTGGACCCTGTCCGCGATCGCGATGTTCACCGCCGGGCACGGCACCTGGGCCCTCGGCGCCGGCCAGCGGCTCCAGGTGCTCCTGGTCGCGCTCTGGCTGGGCCTGCTCGCCCACTCCGTCCACAAGGAAGGCCGTACATGAGCGACGCCACCGGCCGGTTCGTCCGCGTCCACGGCGGCCACGGCAGCCACGGCTTCGACGGCTTCGACGGCGGCCACGGCGGCGACGGGGTTCCGCTGCACGTCGTCGTCGAAGGCCGGGGACCCGTGTGCGTCCTCAGCGCCGGACTCGCCATGGCCTGGTTCGACTGGGACCCGGTCGTCGCACCGCTCGTCGCCGCGGGCCGCACCGTCGTCCGCTTCGACCGCCCCGGACACGGCCTCAGCGGCCCCGCCGCCGAGCCGCCCACGACCGCCGGGGAGGCCCACCGCATCGCCGGTCTGCTGGACGCGCTGGGGCTCGGCGCCGAGGCGGCCGGACCCGTCACCGTCGTCGGGCACTCCATCGCCGGATTCCACGCCGAGGCCTTCGCCCGCCTGTACCCGCGGCGCACCGCCGCGCTGGTCCTGGTCGACGGCAGCGTCGAGGAGGACCCGCGTACGGTCCTGCCCGCCCTGCTGCGCACCGGGGCCGCCCGCGCCCTCGGGCGGGCCGTGACCGCCGCCGGACTGCCGGCCGCGCTGGGCGCGCCGGTCCGGCGCGCCACCGTACGCGTCTCCCGCACCGGCGGCTCCGACCCGGCCGCCCGGGACCTCGTACGCCGCTGCTACCGCACCGGCCGGGTCTGGCGCGGCGCCCTGCTGGAGAACTCCCGCTACCCGGACATGGCCGCCGAGCTGCAGGACCTGCGCAGGACGCACCCGCTGACCGCCCCCACCACCGTCCTCGCCGCCCACGACGGCTCGGCCGGGCGCTCGGCCCTGCGCTGGCTGGCCCGCCAGGCGGACCTCGCCGACCTGCTCGGCGCCCGCTTCGAGGTCGCCGAACCCGCCGGACACCTGATCATGCTGGACCGCCCGGACCAGGTGGCACGGGCGGTCCTGGCGACGGCCGGGCAGGGTCAGGCCCGCGCGTAGACCTTCTCCACGAAGGTGGCCATCTGGTCGTCGGAGAGGTGCTGGGCGAGGTCGGCCTCGCTGATCATGCCCACCAGCCTCTTGTCCCGGATCACCGGCAGCCGGCGGATCTGGTGGCTCTGCATCTCCTCCAGCACGTCGCCGACGTCCGCGCCCGCGTCGATCCAGCGGGGAGTGCCCTGGGCCAGCTCACCACAGGTGACCTTCTCCGGGTCGTGGCCCCTGGCCACACAGTTCACGACGATGTCGCGGTCGGTGATGATGCCGCACAGCCGCTCCTCGGCGTCGCTGATGGGCAGGGCGCCCACATTGAGCCGGGCCATCAGCTGGGCGGCCCGGTCGAGGGTCTCGGTGGCGGGAATCCACTGGGCCCCGGGGTGCATGATGTCTGCGGCGGTGGTCATCGCTGAACCTCCTGAGCACTGAGCACGCCGTTCCACCGGGCGCGGGCGCGCCCGGTGCGGCGTCCCCACCGGCGGAGCACACGCCCGTACGGGTGAGAGGGCGCCTCTCACCACCGTACGGGCGTGTCCCGTCACCCGCGCGGCGCGGCTCCGCGCTGCCGCAGCATGTCCGCCATCAGGGTGAGCTCCGAGCGCTGCGCGTCGACCATGCCCTGCGCCAGCTCCCGCTCGACCGGGGTCTCGCACTGCTGCGCACAGCCCTCGGCCATCGCGACGCCGCCCTTGTGGTGGTCGGTCATCAGCTGGAGGAAGAGCACCTCCGCGTCCCGGCCCGAGGCGGCGCCCAGCTGGTCCAGCTCCTCCCTGGTGGCCATGCCCGGCA is a window encoding:
- a CDS encoding DUF998 domain-containing protein, with the translated sequence MSPHGLSPRTAWPVATLIGLAAAAYTAWVLEVVLSTGLNPIETYVSELAAQDQPLGGLFRATDFTAGLLAFCGGLLALFRLLKYAESRRSWAVIGWAGVTLFGAATAADAWLPLSCRPTVDPECAARETAGLVPATHQAHAVSSSLAMTGALVGLVALTVAARRYGWFAPLARYGPALVALELLATVWTLSAIAMFTAGHGTWALGAGQRLQVLLVALWLGLLAHSVHKEGRT
- a CDS encoding alpha/beta fold hydrolase; this encodes MSDATGRFVRVHGGHGSHGFDGFDGGHGGDGVPLHVVVEGRGPVCVLSAGLAMAWFDWDPVVAPLVAAGRTVVRFDRPGHGLSGPAAEPPTTAGEAHRIAGLLDALGLGAEAAGPVTVVGHSIAGFHAEAFARLYPRRTAALVLVDGSVEEDPRTVLPALLRTGAARALGRAVTAAGLPAALGAPVRRATVRVSRTGGSDPAARDLVRRCYRTGRVWRGALLENSRYPDMAAELQDLRRTHPLTAPTTVLAAHDGSAGRSALRWLARQADLADLLGARFEVAEPAGHLIMLDRPDQVARAVLATAGQGQARA
- a CDS encoding CBS domain-containing protein encodes the protein MTTAADIMHPGAQWIPATETLDRAAQLMARLNVGALPISDAEERLCGIITDRDIVVNCVARGHDPEKVTCGELAQGTPRWIDAGADVGDVLEEMQSHQIRRLPVIRDKRLVGMISEADLAQHLSDDQMATFVEKVYARA